The Diceros bicornis minor isolate mBicDic1 chromosome 22, mDicBic1.mat.cur, whole genome shotgun sequence DNA segment ccagacacaaaaggacaaataatgtatgattcacttatatgaagtatctagaaAACTCaatttcatagagacagaaagtagactacaGACGGTCCCCAGCTTAGGATGGTTCAACTTAATGATTTTTCGACTTTATGATGGTTGTGAAagtgatatgcattcagtagaaaccgtactttgaattttttattttaaccttttccCAGGCTAATGATACAatactctctcatgatgctgggtAGTGGCAGTGAGCTGCAGGTCCCAGTCAGCTAGGCAATCATGAGGGTAAACATccaatacacttacaaccattctgtacccatacaaccattctgcTTTTcgctttcagtacagtattcaataaacgACATGAGCTAGTCAACACttgattataaaataggctttgtgttagatgattttacccaactgtaggctaacgtaagtgttctgagcacgtttaaagTAGGCTAGGCTAAACTACGATGTTTGGGAGGTTAGGAgtgttaaatgcatttttgacttatgatattttcaacttacgatggggACATCAATTTTCGGGACATAACCCCATtgtaagtcgaggaagatctgtagTGCTTACCAGGGGCTTGCGGTGGTGGAATGAGGAGTTCCTGTTAAAGGATACAGAGATTCAGTGTagataatgaaaaagttctggacatggatagtagtgatggttgcacaacaatgtgaatgtacttgatgctggtaaactgtacacttaaaaatggttaaaatggtaaattttatggcatgtgtattttaccacaataaaaattgcAAAACCATTaagctcctagaagataacataagagaaaatctaagTGATGTTGGATTTgtcaaccaagatgtccttcaataggtgaatggataaacaaactgtggtacatccatccaatggaatgtTACTCAGCACTATcaagaaatgagctaccaagccttgaaaagacatggaggaatcttaaaggcatattactaagtgaaagaagccaatcagaaaAGGTTATATACTGTGTAATAACTATACGAGtttctggaaaggcaaaactatggagacagtaaaagattTGTGGTTGCCGGGGATAtagggggaaggagggatgaataaGTGAGGCACAGGGGACTTCTACGGCtatgaaactgttctgtatgatGCTACAAGGCTgtgtatatgtcattatacatttgtcaaaacctatagaatgtacaataccaagtgTGAAGCATAATGTAAAACTATGGGCTTTGGTTGATAACGATATATCAGTGATGGCCCAtcacttgtaacaaatgtacaaATGGTGGGGGAGGTTGGGATGGGGTGGGAAGGTAGCATGTGGAAActttctgtactttccactccaatttgctgtgaacataaaactGATCTAAACAGAAGtcaatcaattttaaaaacatcagatgtacaacacaaagagtgaaccctaatgtaaactatagactttagttaataattataataataataagtcgATATTGTTCATCAGTTGATACAAacgtaccacactaatgcaagatgttaataacagggaaaACCATTTTTGTGGGTGAGGGGCAGATGGGAACTCTTTgtatttttcactatatttttttggtaaccctaaaactaatttaaaaaataacatctactaattcaaaaataaaaataaatgctttcagtcaaaacaaaagaaacaaagacacctttttaaagagaaaaaataaatgcgCCCGTGCAGACAGCTGGTAAGTGCTGGAGCTGCAGTCCCTACCCAGGTCTGCTGGATTCCAAAGACTGCTTTCTTTTTCCCATGAGATCCCTTGGATCCCACTGCagttggaattaattttaatGGTGAAGGCTAATAAATAAAGattaacatttttaaacagtCATTGTAGGTACAAGAACAGCAAGCATGAGTGAAGCTATAGGAGTGAAGCTGATCTGATCTTTCTAGACCCTTCTCCCTTGCCTCTCTCAACTCTCTAGCCTATAAGTCATAGAAATGACTTCCCAATGTCTCCTGCAGGTAGAAgcgttcatgtgacacagttctgGCCGATGCAAGAAACACACGTGGAGGTTTCTGGCAAAGCATTTGTTTTTCTGATCTAGGCACTAAGCTTTCTTCTGTCCCCTTCTTTTCCTGCCTGAAACAGGCACACTGAGACCCAGAGGTGCAGCAGGCATCTTGGGGCCACGAGGTGGGGAGCATGAAGAGGAAGGCCTATATGGGAAGCACAGCTGACTGAAAAGGCGGGAGGAGACTGCTGGCATCGCTCAGATGCTAAACAGGGTTGGACGTTTATTCCACAGGCTTCTTTGAAGCCACTGTTACAGACTTTTCTGTTATTTACAGAGAATACAATCCTAACTGatgcatatatataaacagagtaTATTTGTTGTACAGGAAATATAATAAGCACACACTCATCAGTTTCTCATGAGAGTTTTAGGAGGACTTTAGTAGCATGAGAATTAGATATCTTAAAGGTGTTAATTGATTATTTGAGGGTTTGTAGTAGATGGTTGACCACAGATTGTCTTTGTACCACTTAAAAAGTGGTCAGATCATCAGAGGTAGTGAAGGCAGATTCTGGGACCGGGAGCCCTGTCTCCAGGGCTTTTGAGGAAGAGCAGATGGAGGAGCTGGGCCAGGGCAGGGTCTGGGGAGATGCCTGTTTGTCCTGTCCAGGCTGTAAGTTTCCTGGTCACCGCCCTCGTTCTCCCGGGTTGAAATTTCCATTTCAGAGAGCACTCTTCCTGGCTTTGTCCAAGGTGGCTCCTGGCTTCTGAGGTTCTACAGCCATTTATAAAGTTTTACAAGGCAGCCTTAATAAACTAGAAGTCTGCTTGTGATTAATCGTGCATGGGGATTTGAAATATGGTGTCGCTCTTTTAATCCCTTTAAATTCTGCTAATAGACATTTGATGGCGAGTAACTTGCTATTTAAGTGCATTTTTCTATAAATCCCGACTGAAAACGGATGTGTACAAAAGTTGAAGGTACTGGCTAAATATGAAGATGATAACTACATTAATTTACTATCTGAACAAGTTTTCATATCATTTCACAGTTATTTTGTTACAGAAATGGTTTGCAATTTCTAAAATGGTGAACATAAAGTTTGTTCCCTTGCTAAACTAGTTCTTGTATACATGACGCTGAGTTGTTTATTCTCTTCTATATCTATTATTCACTTTTCTccttaaaaaaacataatttacaTTTTAGTGTCTTAGACAGGAGAACTAGAAAAGAATCCTAGTTTGAAAAATACTTGAGTTTATCTGGCCCCAACTAAATTAAACTGATTTAGTGTCCAATATGCTTGTTTGCAATTAATAGTTCAATAAGACacaaaaatctttgaaaatcTACCAGAAAAGTCCAAGTTTCATGACTCTTTGTGTATCAAATCTAAgagttaatattaataaaaacattttgatCCTTTTTGTATATCTGGTGTTAGGCAATGTGTAAttggagtttggtttttttttttttttttttgctattaaaatagTTTGTTTAATCTTAAGTAGTGAAAGGACATTTGGGCATTAGGTCTGGAGGAAAAAGAGTGGGTGACAATTTATAATTTATCAAATACGAATTTCAAAAGTAGACTTATGTATTCTCAGTAATGCCAGATATGTCTGGCATATACTGGCGTTTTACTAAGCTAtctatttaaaaagattttttgagTTATTGTGTGTGGTGAAAGTGATAAAGatttattgtcattttatttattatttttttgtgaggaagactagccctgagctaacatccgatgccaatcctcgtcttttttttctttttttttttttttttttgctgaggaagattggccctgggctaacatcagtacccatgttcctctactttatatgggactctgccacaacatggcttgacaaatggtgcgttggtgcatgcccgggatcgaaacttgcaaaccccgggccactgaagcagagcacgcgcacttaacctctgtgccattgGGCGAGCCTTTATTGTCATTTTAGGTTAACAGTATTAAACAAGCAATAAGAATTATATGATtaactaaaaagacaaaaatactcTTTTTGCATAAAGAGTTTTATTAGCAGAAACTACAGTAGTTGAAGGAATATTTTCTTACACACCAAATGAAAAACCTCAACACTAAAAGTGATTTCTAATAGTCTAGTAATTAGTGCACTGACAGAGGCATCAGTGAATGTGTCATCGAGAATACACATGAACATTATATGAAATACATAATTAGCTTCATCTCAGCATCTTATAGCCAGTTCTTTTACGGTACAACCTTGAAAACAACACTTCTGAATCAGTGGGACCTGAatcattctcttctttcaagAATGTTTATCTAAGCCTAAGTTTTTTAATTCTCAAAGACTGTTGTCTTCTGCTACACTGGGTCTGTTAAGAAGGATTTCCTTAAATTCTTCAAAGTTAAGATCTGAATCCTTTAACGCAGGTCGTTGTAGCTCCCTCAATGATGGCTGCCTCTCAGACAGTGTTGCCTTCAGCTCCTGTGGCAAATTAGGAGTGAATTCCAACATCGTATTTAAGGCTTCTGCATCTTTGGTGACGGAGGATGCcataatttctaaattaaaaagaaaggaggaggaggaaaaatatTCGTGTCAAAGAACATCAGGAAACTGTAAAATTTTGCATAGACAAAAGGAAAGCATTGCCTCAAGAGAATTAAACATCAAAACAGAATCAGTAAGTATCCTGGTATCTAAACAACTTAGCTTATTATAGTTGCACAGCTTAACGTTTTACAATATTACCAAGATTCTGCTTTACTCCACTCGACCTTCTGTCATCTCTCATGTCCCCTTCATGCTTTCATCATAGCACTTTGACTCATTATTTCTGAAGTCATCTCGGTCATCGAAAACACTCAGTTTCACCACACGTGAATTTTTCCTACCTGAGTAATTTTCTTCCATTACTAAGCAACTTCTGAGTTATGATAATAACTGTTGCAAAGTATATTAATTACTTTTACTATCAAATGTTTCATGGTGGCAAGTTACTGCTTCAGGATAAAGTTCAAAAGGCAGAACTTCCAATTGCTCTGATCTAATAGGCAGGAGATGCCAGTCTCTGATGTCCCTCATACATCTATTTAACAATTTTTCTTCCCCAGAGTATTTACTCCAAATCAATAGTATTTTACATTAGACAGAGAAATGAGTTAAAAGAACACTAACCAAAAATCACTGGCTTTAAGAAGAGATTAGTCTTTTGTGGTGTGCATACAGACTAATGTACTATGTATGTTTTTTGTTCCAATGTTGTGGATCGTGCACTACGCCAGTTCTGTGTGTTCCCTAGGAAGGGAGCCTGTTCTTAACCAGCATCCTAGGATGGGCAAATATGAAAGTAGGAACTTGGGCTAGGAACCTGCAGGAACCAGCTGACGTCTTCCTTCTTGACGCCCATTCGGTTCAGTTGACCATTCACTGACTGTTTCCATGTGTCTGGCAGCGCCAGATAGGagatgtaaataaaaagaaaacatgtttacTGCCCTCAAAAAGCTTTCCGTCATGTCAGATCTCTTCTAACCTGACTTATCCCGATTACACAATTTTAAGAGttttagcaccaaaaaaaaactaGAACCATAGATGAAGTTTAAATTATAGTGTAAACCTGGATCAGTTCTTGCTGTTCTTCTTCATGGACAGCAAAGCTGTCCTTTTCAGCTTATTCATAAGGCATTACTCTTAAAACAGTGGAAACAATGAGGTCAAGAGATAGAAATCGAAGCATGGAAGGCCGACTCCTGGGTAACCACTGCTGCCTGCTGATCAGAGAAAAGCATGTCCCCTCACCAGGCCGGATGGTCTGGGGCTGGTCCACTTCCTATGAGTTCTGTAACAAGAGTCTCAGTTGCTCTCCTTTCAGCCAACTACAAACTTCAACAGCTGAGTTTTCAGTGGAAAGAAAACATACTTGAGCATGTTATCTTTCCTCCTAATGCTCCCTCTCCTTCAAGTTCTAAGCTGGCACGGACAGAGGAGAATTTATATCATTTTTCAGTAGTCAGAAGTTTTTGCGTTTTCCCTCAGTGAGACATCCTAAGTTTAATTCAACCTCCTCATAAACAACTCTCCTTGCTGTAACTTACACTTTGTCTAGTTGGTGCCTTATTGAATGCAGAGAAAAGCTGACAGTAACTTTCCAAATACCTAAAGGCAGTTAATGAATCAGGCAAATCAATTGTAGTTTCAATGATGTTTATTCATATCCGGTGTTTTCTGGCactctaattttgtttttataatttaaaaactttttattctgaaatactTTGAAAGTTacagaaaattcacaaaaatatgACTGAGTtcccgtatatatatatatttttttttggtaagaacattcaacatgagatctacccttttCACAGAATTCTAAGTGTCCAGTACAGCACTGTTATCTATAGGTGCAATGTGATTACATCCGATTTCTAGAACcaattcatcttgcataactgaaattttatacacGTTGATTACCAACTtccatttccccctcttcccaggccctggcaaccaccattctattctttgattttattagTTTGACTGATTTAGATACCAgggctttttcacttagcatgatgtcctccaggttcatccatggtgttgtattattgcagaatttcctttttgtttcaggctgaataacattcccttGTATGTagacaccacattttctttattcattcatctgcgGATGGATGTCTAAGTTGTTTCCACAccgtggctattgtgaatagcgctgcAATGAACGGGGGAGTGCTAATCTCTCCtaaagatcctgatttcagttcttttggattaatACCCGGAAGAGggcgattgctggatcatatggtaatttttttttttttgaggaagctccacactgttttccatagtggctgcaccattttgctttcccaccaacagtatacaagggttctaatttctccacatcctcaacacacttgtttttcgtttttttgataatagccatcctgacaggtgtgaggtgatctctcattgtggttttgatttccatttccctgatgattggtgatgtggAGCATCGTTTCttacacctgttggccatttgtacgtcttctttggagaaatgccttttctggtctttagcccatttttaaattggattattagtttttttgctattgagttgtaggagttctttatatattttggaaattaacctcttatcaggtatatggtttgcaaatattttctccgatTCTATTGGTTGCCTTTAcactctgttgattatttcctttgttgcagggaagctttttagtttgctgtAGCCCCACTTgtctaattttgcttttgttgtctgtgttgtactcttttaataaaattatttttttaagcttgttttgaaacatttttcaaTATCCCACAACTTTAGCTTCTGGAGTCTAACTAAAAGATAATATTCTAATGGACGTGAATTCAAACACCTCTTAATCACTGTATTTTGCACTAAAATCTCACTAACATAGATCTCTTCTAATTAAACGtgtctactttatttttaaaatgggtgTAGTGAGTGTTATTTCCCACACTGTGGGAAAAATGGTTAGCTAACAACTTAATAAtgtaaaaacaaatagaaactaACAATAGAGGTTTTAAAACCCATGAATAACAAATTATTGACATGTACTTCCAAAATGATTCTTAACTAGTAATTTAAACATCTTTCTTGATGCTCACTTGCAGGTGATATTTTATTAGGTTATTTCCAGTTAAATCATGTACTGTGGTATCATTAAGACAGTTCtttaaaaatacttgaaaatcaCAGGTCCCTTCTATACTAACAGAAATTTAGCCAAATATCTATATGTAAATGTGCTCAGAAAACCATTTTTAAGCAACaatttggaaacaaccaaaatatccGCTAGCAATGGTTAAATATAGATGGTAGACTTATGACATAGAATactataaagaaattttaaattatgtttttggaGAATTACAATGTGAGAAACTGCTCACactataatgttaagtgaaaatgcGGGAGATATATATACGTATCTCCAAATGTTAACATTGCTTTCCAGTTCCTCATTTAAtacagatattttcattttctcattaaatccacatattttcaaagtctttaatatccataagtgcttttcatttttcttattgtatttatatttttcagtcaTTAATATGAGCATGTTACTTATTTATTCAGAAAGAGTGAATTAACAAAGCAAATGCAGTGCAGTCTGGTCTTTCGTACCTTGAACAGTAAATCTCTAAGCTCTGTGGTTCTCTTCTATTAATATTATACAAGAACTATGTAAAAGCTTGCATTTAATAAATCAATCTCTGACCAACAATGTAGAAGAGTAAAGCCACTAGCTTTATAATCATGATTGAAATGCCACAACAGGGAAGTAAATGTACTTAGTGCACAAGGAGTTCACGAGGGTCACTTATATACAGGATATGCATATAGCCTATAAAATAGAGTTGTGGTTTATCATAAGTTGCATACGTGTTATGAAATATAAAACACTTATTCATCATGAAGCTCACCTTCTCTGAATTTCATGTGACCCGTTTCACTGATTAGACTAGGCTGTACCTCTGGGAAAGTTTCCATCCTTACTTAAACTCAGCTTCCAATTTATCTTTATAAATGCTTTATAACTAACAAATTGTTTTGTAAACCAAACCATTCCAGATTTGAACTGTACACAGTTCTGAGACCTTGCTTTTAAAGAAAACCCACTGCAGCTTCCACATGCTTGAGGCCCCAATCAGTTCTCCAGCAGTGCTTGTCTGAAGGGCAAACATCCCTTGACTGTCGGTCCCCTTCAGTTTCTCTTGCAGGGCATCaggcccttttctctctcttcaatcCTTTCTCTCCCAAATGAATTTCAAGACCCGGTTCAAAGAGGTGGGAGGCCATGCTCTCTCCCCTTTGGTGAAGTTcacaaacacaaataaaattatactaaAAGAGGAAGTTTTCCAAGGCATGGGCGCTGGCCCAGCTTTTGGACAAAGCAGGAGAGTCGTGAAATCGAAGGCCCTTCACGTTTACCACTCCAGGACCCTATCAGAGGTCTCTGCCCCATGCCCTTTGGCGCACAAACACGATCGACAATCAGCTCACACCTCTCTCTTAGCCCCCTGTCGTCTCAGGTCGAGATGTCCTGTCCAGTTGCCGCAACCGCCAGCACGCCGGTTATCTGGCCCGCGGGACCTTGACTCGGGGCTCAGGCCCGTCTGCGCCCCACCTCCTGCGGGTCTTTGGGCAGCCTTCCCTCCTCCGTGGcttcccccttctccccacccttcACCCTGGGTGCCAGGAGGTGAAGGGCACCAAGTGCCTCTCAGGTGAGGCCGTTTGCTGTTCCCGctgcttcccctccatctggtGAGATGCCCGGTGAGACCCTTAGTagaaaagcaagttacaagggaAAAGCCCGAACGTTTAGCCGCCAGCGTCGGAGTCGGGGCCGCGGGCGGGCGGCTAATCAGGCCTCGAGCCAGGCCGTCCTGATTGGCCGGCACCCCGACGGCACCCAATGGGAAGTGCGGAGCGGCCGGGCCGGGAGCTCTTACCTGCCGGGGCTCCGGCGTCCAGCCCAGGCTCCTGCAGACTCACAGGCTTTTTCTTCCAGTTGATCGAGCCGCAGATCTGGATCCGGCGGCGGACTAATTCGCGGCCGCATGCCTTAACAATGTCGTCGGGGTTCTCGCCTGAGATGTCTCTGGGAAGTTGGCTCAGTAGCAGCCAGACTCCTAGCAGGTAGGACGAGCACAGGCGCGGCATCCCGGACCTGATCTCTGCCGCCGGACCTTTCAGCCTTTCTCTGGAGACTGCAGCTGCTGTGTCGCCTGCCAGCCTCTGCCTGTGTGCCTAGACTTCAGGCTGCTTTCCCTGCTTGGCTCCAGCAAGCTTTTATAGCCCTTCGGGCTCCCGCTTAGACCTTGAGTCGGTggtcccagctccaccccagtCTCCACCCACCTCCTTGGAAtgccccactccctgcccccagctgtcCCTCCCCTTCTCACCTTTCCTCCAGTTGCCCATCTTTTTGTTCTTGGCCCCGTTacagttgtttatttttctctcctctttcctcaaaCCGTTTGGTATACTTAGGGAAAGTCAGTCAATAGTTGAAGTCTTTCTGGTATCATCAAGCTAGGCATGGCCACTACACTAAATTAcatccacaaaaataa contains these protein-coding regions:
- the LOC131420048 gene encoding prorelaxin-like, coding for MPRLCSSYLLGVWLLLSQLPRDISGENPDDIVKACGRELVRRRIQICGSINWKKKPVSLQEPGLDAGAPAEIMASSVTKDAEALNTMLEFTPNLPQELKATLSERQPSLRELQRPALKDSDLNFEEFKEILLNRPSVAEDNSL